A window of Desulfobulbus oralis genomic DNA:
TCGGCGATCGCACCATGATCCCCCTGGCCGGCCCGGCCAACAAGCAAGGCCGCATCGCGGCCAACAACATCGCGGGCGAGGCCTGCATTTACGAAGGCACACAGGGCACGTCGGTCGCCAAGGTCTTCAGTCTCAGCGCGGCCTCCACCGGCGCCAACGAGAAAAGCCTCGAGAGGCGCGGCCTGCAGCGCGGCAGGGACTACGAAAGCATCATCATCAGCCAGGATTCCCACGCCGGCTACTATCCGGGCGTGGTGCCGCTGATGCTGAAACTGATCTTTTCCAGGGACGGCAGGAAGATTTACGGTGCGCAGATTGTGGGTCGCGACCTTGTGGACAAGCGCATCGACACCATTGCCACGGTGATGCGTCTGGGAGGCAGCGTGCTCGATCTGGCCCGGCTGGAGCTGGCCTATGCGCCGCCGTACTCCTCTGCCAAGGATCCGGTCAACATGCTGGGCTTTGTGGCCGAAAACCTCCTGAGCGGCAAGGTAGCCATCTCGGCCTGGGACGAGCCGGAAAAGGACGGGGAAGCGCTCGTGCTGGACGTGCGGGAAGAAACCGAACAGATGGCCTACAAGACGCCGAATTCCATTGAAATGCCGCTGAGCGAACTGCGCGTGCGCCTGAAGGAACTGGATCCGGAGAAGCGCTACATCATCATGTGCGGCATGGGGATACGTTCCTATGTGGCCCAGCGGATTCTGGCGCAGAATGGCTTCAAACGCCTCACCGTCTATCCCGGCGGCGTGCGCTTCTACCAGCCCACGCATGACGCGGCAAACAAATAGAGCGACCCGGCAGTCTTGGAGCCGCTTTTCTGCAAAAGCCGCCCGAGTCACTCGTGCATTTAAGAGACAGGCAGTGGTGCAGGAGCACGGGGTGCTCCTGCACTCCCTGGCGGGCGAGTTATGGATTCTGCACCCTAACAGTCCGTTGAAAAAGCGGAGAGCATGGTGCACATTGCGAGTAAAAACCTTGTAAGTCTGAAGAGTAACTCATTGATCCTGTGTTACGTGGAATTTGAAATTCCTGTAGCTAGAACCTGAAATATAGTTTTTCAACGGGCCGTTGAGGAGAGGTGAAACTGTTTACCCGCAAATTTCAGACAATCGACAGCACCGAAACTGGTCGGCGCTCCTGTGTCATACAGCCATAGCTTGTCTTCAAGTTTCACAAACAGGTGACCATTATTGAAAATAAGGGGCAGTGTGAACATGAATTTTTTTGTCAAAGGGATGCATGCACCAGTCCTGGGTATGAAATGGGCCAGTTCCAGTAGAATGACTTGTGGTTTGCGTGTTATAAATATTGTTTGAAAAAAGATAAAACCTTTGTTTTGTAATGATTTTCATCAAAGCAGCTAAAGTCCACATGCGCTGCACCATTAACTACCCAAAATTGTTTCGGTTCCTTGGCTTGTTCAAACATACGTTTTGATTCCGCCAGGGTTGTATATTTGTCAGCAGAGCCACAAATCACAAGAACTGCACCTTTTATATTCTTTATGCGCTCAATAGGGTGAAATCGATTTATATCGATATTTAATCTGTACTTAGAGCGTTTTAACTTTGAAAATTACTATACCCACATGAAGCGAACCAGCCTTTGGCATCGCTTGCGGTGACCTTGTCCAGGGCCTGGCCAATGGCGGTAAAAAGCTCGTCTGTGTTCCATGCTTTGAAGCCTCGCAAAAGCTGTTTCACCTTGCTCCACATCTTTTCTATCGGGTTCAAATCCGGGCTGTACGCAGGCAGGAAAAGCACTCGTGCTCCGCGCGCTGCAATCGCCTGCTGCGCTGTCGGAGATTTATGCGCACGCAAATTGTCCATCACAACCACATCACCCTCTTTCAGCGCAGGCGCAAGACTCTCCTTTACGTATGCTTCAAAGGTGCGCCTGTCCAACGCGCCAGCAAACACCAGACATTCCGTGGTGCCATCAAGGCGAATGGAGGACAGCATGGTCACCGTTTTCCAGCGACCATCCGGCGCATGGTCGAAGCACCGCTCGCCCAGAGGCGCACGACCGTACAGGCGCGTCATATTCGTTTTTGCGCCGCTTTCGTCCAGAAACACCAGATGCTCGCACGGCGTTTCATCCTGCACCCTGCGCCACTCTTCACGGGCCTGGACAATGTCTGCCCGTTCCACCTGTTCACTGGCCTTTAACGTCTTTTTTTAAACGTGAGCCCCAGTCTGGCCAGCGTATTGGACACCGTGGGCAGAGAACAGTTTTTGCCAAAATGCGTCCTGATTTCTTCAAGGGTCATATCGGGCTGTTTCCGCACAAGCTCCCGTAACTGCTGTTGCTCCCCGGCTGTGAACGCCGGCGCTCTGTGGCCTCGCGGCAACGACGTGATCCGGCCTTCCTTTTTGAAGGTCCGCATCCAGTTACCAATGGTGGTCGTGGTGTAGCCAAACATTTTGGCCACTTCTTCCCGCGTGAACTCCCCTGACTGATACACTGCCACCGCACGCTGGCGAAAATCTTTACCGGCTATTTTCATAAGCTCTGTGCCGTTGAAATAATATGGTAAAAGTCATTGTTAAAATGCTCTAATCTGTAATATAAGAAGAGGGGATAAGTATTTTCCTGGTTTTCCCAAATACATTATAAGTCTATTTTTTATTGCTTCTTCAATAGTTGGATAGACACTTTCAATAATTATAGCCTTTGATTTTTCTGCAACCTGACCAAGAAGTGCTGCGGCTCCGCCTAAAGAAACACCAATGAATCCAATATGGTTATTAGGTAATTTATTTTCAAGGAATGTGAAGGCCGCTTCTGCATCTAATGCTTCCAGGTAACCAAAGGTTATGCCATCACCAATACTTTCACCATGTGATTGAAAGTCAATCATTAGTATGGAATATCCATTTTCATTTAGAAATTCCGCTCGTTTCATCATCTGAAGTCGATTCGATTTGAGACTATGTAGTAATAATATACCCCCCATGTTATTTTTTCCTGGTATAAACCAACCAGAGATATTTGAACCACTTTTACTTGGAAATAATACTTTTTCAGCTTTTAAATTGTCTGGCGGCTCGCCAATATTATTTTGATGCGGTAAAGAAAGTATACTGCCAGTTAATATTACTACAGAAAAAAATATCAAAATAAATACAAAACTACATAAGTATATAGTTTTGGTTTTCATATATATTATCATCTCAAATAATTTGCATTACCGGTGATCATGCTCCTGTTAACCTGCCAGGCTCCCGCTGCAGTTTTTCACCTTGTCCTCGCTGCTGCACTTGCCAGTTGAATGCATCGGGTCGTCGCCAAAAATTTCTTCAACCTTGTTCGAGAACCGCTCGTCTTCCAGAAACTTCCCGGCCGCTGTGGAACCCAGGGTCCTGACGCCGTCTCTTTCCAGCGCGGGAACCAGTTTATCGCCAACAGAATGTGTCCCATTCTGCGTTCCTGACCACAGCACGGTAACCTTGGCTGATTGGTCTCCAGCCGCGTCAAGCTGTTCAATAAGCGCGCGCAGACCTGCTTCATCTGTAATCGTTGCCAGCCTTGCCAGAGCTTCACTATACGAAATTGCCATTGTTGCTTCCTGTGTTAAAAATTGAATGAAACAATCGTTTCGGGAAGTTGTTTACGCATGCCTGCATATCCATACGCTGTCAGCGCCTCTTTCAGCAGCTGGATAACATGTGGTTGCTCTTCTACTGGCGGAACAGGGCACCTCAGCCATCCATCGCAAAAACCTTTAAAATGCCACAGCCTGCGATAGGGCCGCTCAACCAGTTTTTTAGACCCCCCCGATGAAGCATGACCGCACAATACCGGCCTTTTTCATACAGCAGCCAAACTTCCGGTTCAAAATCCCGGCCCAGATGACTTCTTTGTATCAGGTAAGCGTCCCGTTCCTGGTCGCGGGTCCACTCCCAATGTTCCCGAGTTGCATAATTTGCATGCAGCTCATCCCGCAGTTGCGCGATACCGTACTTTTCCACGTCTTCGTCCGAGATGTACTCATTCACAAAGGCCATAATGCTGCCTCCTGGGAAAGGATGAAAAATCTTTGCTCCGGCCCATGGGCCAGCCTTTCAGGCTGTTGTACCACATGCTGTATGCAGGACACGCAAAAAGGAAGGAAAAACAGGGAAGAAAAGAAAAAATCCAGCAGATTGGGAATCCGGGCCCGCGCCGCCCTTTCGGCTCCCCTGTCCGCGGCACGTTGCCCGACTCAGGTCATTTTGCGGCAATGTCCGGGAAAAGACGCAGGCAGTCGCGCTGATTGGCGGTGTTACCGCGGAAAGGCTTCTGGCCGACACTGGACAGGACAGCGATGCGATTTTCGAGCAGGCGGCAGGGCAGGGGATGTCGTCGCTCATTGTGCCCAAAGGCAGGCGCAAAGGGCAGGCGCAAAGGGCAGCGAGGTGACGACAAGGAGCTGTACAGGGCCAGGCCCTGACAGCACTCTTGCCGCACCTGAAGCGGTGGCGTGGCATAGCCACCCGATACGCGAAGCATACGGCGTCCCTTCCTGCCACCCTGCATAGCAGGCGCCCTGGGTTATGGCTCCAATCTCGTGACTGCGCGGCCTGGCCTGTCGGCCAGGCCAGATCCCGGGATTCCTTCTTGCATATCCTGCGGCCTTTCTGGTACTTGTGGAGACCAAAAAAATCGGCGCCCCGCGCTTTTTTTGTTTCCCTTTTCCGAGGCCTGTCATGTCCTTTCCCATCGATCTCTCGTCCCTGCGAAGTCTTTCCTTTTCTCCCCATGAAAGCGCGCTTTCCGATGCGCAGCATGAGGCGCTGCGCCACAACATCCGTCTGGTGCGCGACAGCCTGATCTTTTTTACCGCACTGGCCAATGCCCGCGGCCTGGGCGGCCACACCGGCGGCGCCTACGATATCATCCCCGAAGCCCTGATCGTGAACGCCTTCATCCGGGGAACGGACAGGTGCTGGCCCGTACTGTTCGACGAGGCCGGCCACCGGGTGGCCATGCAGTACATCATGGCGGTGCTGAACGGGCAGGCAGCGGCCGAATCACTTTTGCACTACCGGGAATACGGTCAGGGACTTTATGGTCATCCGGAGCGCCAGGAGGAGGGCGGCCTGCATTTCAGCTCCGGCCGGCTCGGGCATCTGTGGAGTTACGTCAATGGGGTGGCCGAGGCCAATCCGGGCAAGACCTTGTTCATGTTCGGCAGCGACGGTTCCCAGCAGGAGGGCGACGATGCGGAGGCTGCCCGCTATGCCGTGGCCCGCGGGCTGAACGTGAAACTGTTGCTGGATGACAACAACGTCACCATTGCCGGGCACCCGGCAGAGTACATGGCAGGCTACGATCTGGCCAGGACCCTTGAGGGACACGGCCTGAACGTGCTGAGCTGCGATGGCGAAAACCTGCGCGAACTTTATGCCGCCATTCAGCAGGCGCTCACAGGCGCCGGGCCGGTGGCTGTGGTCGTCAAACGCAGCATGGCGCCCGGCGTCAACGGCATTGAGGGCTCGCCCAGGGGGCATGATGTGATCGCCTTGGATCTGGCGGTGCAGCACCTGCAGGCCCATGGCCATGCGGCTGCCGCGGAGCTTTTGCAGCAGAAGCGGGTCAAGACCCCGAAGCCGGCGCTCCTGGGCAGCAGCGGCGAGAGCGCCAAGGCCCGCGACGAGTTTGGCACAATCGTGGTGGATCTGCTGAAAAAGGAGAACAGGCCGGAGGACAGGGTTCTGGTGGTGGATTCCGACCTGGAGGGCTCCTGCGGCCTGCACCACATCCGCAAGGCCTTTCCCGGGCTGTATGTGCACGGCGGCATCATGGAGCGCAACAACTTTTCCGTGGCCGCGGGCTTTGGCAGCGAGCCGGGCCGGCAGGGCATTTTCGGCACCTTCGCGGCCTTTCAGGAAATGCTCCTCTCGGAGATCACCATGGCGCGCCTCAACCACGCCAACGTGCTCGCGCACTTCTCCCACTCGGGCGTGGACGAAATGGCAGACAATACCTGTCATTTTGGCATCAACAACTTTTTTGCCGACAATGGTCTGCCGGAAGGCGACACGACCCGCCTCTATTTCCCGGCCGACGCCCTGCAGATGCGCGCCATTCTGGAGACCGTGTTCTGGCAGCCGGGCCTGCGCTTTATCTACTCCACCCGTGCAGCCACGCCCTGCATCCTGGACGGGCAGGGCAGGCGCTTCTTTGGCGAGGCTTACCGTTTTCAGCCGGACAGGGACGAGGTGATCAGGGAGGGCAGGGACGCCTATATCGTGACCTACGGCGAAATGCTCTACCGGGCCCTGCACACGGTGGAGGAGATGAAAAGCGAAGGGCTGTCCGTAGGCCTGATCAACAAGCCGGTCCTGAATGTGGTGGATGAGGAGATGCTGGCCCGGCTGGGCAAAAGTCCTGCGGTGCTTGTGGTGGAAAGCCAGAATGTGAAGACCGGCCTGGGTGCGCGTTTTGGTTCCTGGCTTCTGGAGCGGGGTCTGACGCCGAAATACGGCCACATGGGTTCGGGCAGGCTGGGTCGGGGCGGTCTGGCCGAACAAATAGCGAATCAGGGGCTGGAGCCTCTTGACATCAAAAAACGGGTGCTTACCCTGCTGGCTGCTTGAGTGCTTTAGTTTTTTTCTGCTCCGGCAGGCCCTCTTCAGCGAGGCGCGCCTGCCGGAGCTTCATTTTTCCTCAAAGTTTCATGTCGTTGCAATTGATTGTTCCTCCAGAAGCGGGCAG
This region includes:
- a CDS encoding IS630 family transposase, whose amino-acid sequence is MERADIVQAREEWRRVQDETPCEHLVFLDESGAKTNMTRLYGRAPLGERCFDHAPDGRWKTVTMLSSIRLDGTTECLVFAGALDRRTFEAYVKESLAPALKEGDVVVMDNLRAHKSPTAQQAIAARGARVLFLPAYSPDLNPIEKMWSKVKQLLRGFKAWNTDELFTAIGQALDKVTASDAKGWFASCGYSNFQS
- a CDS encoding helix-turn-helix domain-containing protein, with protein sequence MKIAGKDFRQRAVAVYQSGEFTREEVAKMFGYTTTTIGNWMRTFKKEGRITSLPRGHRAPAFTAGEQQQLRELVRKQPDMTLEEIRTHFGKNCSLPTVSNTLARLGLTFKKRR
- a CDS encoding alpha/beta hydrolase, with amino-acid sequence MKTKTIYLCSFVFILIFFSVVILTGSILSLPHQNNIGEPPDNLKAEKVLFPSKSGSNISGWFIPGKNNMGGILLLHSLKSNRLQMMKRAEFLNENGYSILMIDFQSHGESIGDGITFGYLEALDAEAAFTFLENKLPNNHIGFIGVSLGGAAALLGQVAEKSKAIIIESVYPTIEEAIKNRLIMYLGKPGKYLSPLLILQIRAF
- a CDS encoding transketolase C-terminal domain-containing protein, with the protein product MSFPIDLSSLRSLSFSPHESALSDAQHEALRHNIRLVRDSLIFFTALANARGLGGHTGGAYDIIPEALIVNAFIRGTDRCWPVLFDEAGHRVAMQYIMAVLNGQAAAESLLHYREYGQGLYGHPERQEEGGLHFSSGRLGHLWSYVNGVAEANPGKTLFMFGSDGSQQEGDDAEAARYAVARGLNVKLLLDDNNVTIAGHPAEYMAGYDLARTLEGHGLNVLSCDGENLRELYAAIQQALTGAGPVAVVVKRSMAPGVNGIEGSPRGHDVIALDLAVQHLQAHGHAAAAELLQQKRVKTPKPALLGSSGESAKARDEFGTIVVDLLKKENRPEDRVLVVDSDLEGSCGLHHIRKAFPGLYVHGGIMERNNFSVAAGFGSEPGRQGIFGTFAAFQEMLLSEITMARLNHANVLAHFSHSGVDEMADNTCHFGINNFFADNGLPEGDTTRLYFPADALQMRAILETVFWQPGLRFIYSTRAATPCILDGQGRRFFGEAYRFQPDRDEVIREGRDAYIVTYGEMLYRALHTVEEMKSEGLSVGLINKPVLNVVDEEMLARLGKSPAVLVVESQNVKTGLGARFGSWLLERGLTPKYGHMGSGRLGRGGLAEQIANQGLEPLDIKKRVLTLLAA